One region of Alphaproteobacteria bacterium genomic DNA includes:
- the rbfA gene encoding 30S ribosome-binding factor RbfA, translated as MSKFKTPTGSSGRSPRQLRVGEELRHALAASFQDGDYPWPADLPRSIITVTEVRISPDLRNATAYIVTMGGQHANETVKALNAHKYYFKNVIAQNVELRFVPQLHFQLDTSFEYAEKIERILHDPNVARDLAKHDD; from the coding sequence ATGTCAAAATTCAAAACCCCAACAGGGTCTTCAGGCCGTTCCCCCCGCCAGCTTCGCGTTGGTGAAGAATTGCGCCATGCGCTTGCCGCATCGTTTCAAGATGGTGACTACCCTTGGCCAGCCGATTTGCCGCGCAGCATTATCACAGTAACCGAAGTGCGGATTAGTCCTGATTTACGCAATGCCACGGCTTATATCGTGACCATGGGCGGGCAACACGCCAATGAAACGGTTAAAGCGCTGAACGCTCACAAATATTACTTTAAAAATGTGATTGCCCAGAATGTGGAATTGCGTTTTGTACCACAACTCCATTTCCAATTGGACACATCGTTTGAATATGCCGAAAAAATCGAGCGCATTCTGCACGACCCCAATGTGGCGCGCGATCTAGCCAAACACGACGATTAA